The genome window CGTCGGCGAGGCCGATAGTCTAGTCTAGATCATCAATTATCATCTGATTtcagcctctctctctctctccccctctgAATAACTTCCCAATAGGTTGAATTATGTATAAATACCCAATTAGATAATAAGTTCATCTACTATCGCCTCATCCACAAACTAGTATAACTATTACATAATACACCGGTGGCAGTGGTTTTATGTCTTTATGAAAATAACCACGGTTGATTATCCAGATTGAGTATCTGCTCCTAACCTTGAACTTCAAGCAGGTATGAAATCTCATTTCCTGGGATGTAATTGGTCTGTCGGTGTTGTCCGAGTTCCCACCCCACAGAGCGGCGCGCGCGCGCCCCCTGTCAAAGTGGAGAAGGGATTTCGTAGGCGGTGAGGAGAGTGTAAACTGCCTTTTGTAAACCTTGTTTCAAGAGAAAtcctgctggtgctggagccTAGATACATCCATTGGTTTTAGTCTACTTACTCTGCAGGCGTATGAGTTGTACGATAGTTACTAGAGAATGTTTGTtaaatgcaatgcaatgtGCCAATCACAATCTATATACGCTAACACCATATGAACATTGGGTATCCCAATccaatcatcaacatcaacaacagtaagaagcaaaaaaaaaaaaaaaaaaaaaaaactagttAGAAGCATCCTCATGCAACCGGACCGTCACGTTATCTCCCGGTGCATTTGTCAGACTCATCTGCATCGTAATCTCACCCTCCTTGGTCTTGCCCACGCCCTCAATAACATCGAAGCGCTGCAACAGTCTCACCAACACATAGCCCGTCTCGGTCAGCGCAAACTGCTGCCCGATGCAAATACGCGGCCCACCGTTGAACGGCAGGTACTCCCATCCGGCCTTGCGCTCGTTCCAGCGATCCGGACGGAACTCGTCAGCATCGGCGCCCCACAGATCAGGCCGGCGGTGCATCACGTAGGTGCTGTAGAAGACGGGCTGGCCCTTCTTGACGTAGACAGGGTCCGTGCCCGCGGGACCACCGCCcgtggggagggtggtgttgcGGACGGCCGTGCGGCGGTTACCAGGGACAATGGGGTAGAGACGGAGAACTTCATTGAGGAAGTTCTGCAGGGGACGGCAGGACTTGAGGTTGGCGAAGGTGATGTCatggggggaggagtagGAGCCGAATTCCGCGAGGATGGTGGCGCGCAGGGAGTTGAAGTAGTCCGGGTggcgggcgaggaagagaatgcACCACGACAGGAGAGAGGCAGTGGTATCGCgaccggcgaggaggatgttgaggagctGGGAGCGCAGTTCGACGGGGTCGCGGGTGGCTTCGGCCAGACCGTGCAGGAAGACGTAGTGGCCGGTGGGTTTCTTCTCCGGGTCGGAGTTGAGTGCGGCGGAGACGAAGCGGTCGACGTAGGCGTGCACGGCTTTGTTGATGGCGCGGCTTTCCTTGTTGTTCACAATCCAGTAGAGCTTTTCGAAGCGAGCGCGTTGGGCGGAGTACCATTGACCGCGGTCGAACTGGGCAGGGAAGTCATCCTGGGGCATGGCGCCGTTGCTGAGGGCGGCGGCTTGGCTCTGGACACTCTCGCCGAAGAGGAACTCGGTCGCGGTGTCCATGGTcaggcggaagaagatggtctgGATGTCGGTGGCGGCGGTCCAGCCGGTGGTGGCGTCGACGGGCATGGCTCTCATGGCGACTTGGACGTGACGCTCCTCGAGATCGAGGTCGCTGATCTGGTCGCGGGTGAACTGAGGACGGAGGAGAGCGCGAGAGCGAGACCAGTGGTCGCCATCGGCAGTGAACTGGATACAAGTTAGAAGAGTGATGCTTTGGATAGTGAGAAAGTGGTGGACGTACGATACCGCTGCCTAGCAGCCAGTGCAGAGCGTTGCGACGGGACTGGCCCAGCTCAAAGTCCTTGAACTGAGTGGCCAACAAGGCCTGGACGTTCTTGGGATCGCAGGTGCTGATGACATCGGTGCCCAGCTGACGGAAGTGGAATGTAGTGGTATAGCGATTCTCGCGGGCGGACATGATGTCAACACGGCGGCGGGTGACTGTGGGCACCTGGCGAGCCTTGTCCATAGCCAGCGCCTCCTTCAGGGTGTTGATGCCCAGCACATCACCGGGGTATGAGGGAATACTCCCGCAGTTCCATTTACGAGCATTTTGCGCATGTTGCCAGCGAGAGAGCAGCACATATaggaggtagaggatggGGGAGGCCGTTGCGACAAACAAAAGTGTCGACATGGCGAGGGTTGaggtgggggggaagagagggacaGAAAGATGAAAGTGGGagtgaagagaaaaagccaaAACTGGCGAGGCGAAGAGGGGTTGATGAAGGTAAATAAATGTACCGGGCGGGAAGTTAGATTCATTTATGGTACAACTACTCAAGTGAATACGATGGAGTATCAGGATGGCCAGCAAACCGAGTGGCCGGCAACCGAGGCAGATCGGACCATCCTCATGATagagaaagcaaaaaagCAGTATGGACACATCGGACCGTTGGAAAGGAACTTCAGATGATTAGTCGTGGCAGTGGAGTACCGGCGACCCCTAGTCTGAGACCTCGGAGCTTCCAACTGGATGGAAGCAGGAGGCCGGCCATGACAGGCTTCAGGGGTGGAGAAAAAGTATCTGGTTTGACCCGGACATATCGCCATCTGTTCATCCTTATTACCGCCGAGTCTGCACAAGCATTCCCCTGGCCTATAGTGCACCACCACTATACCTTCTCCCTAAAACGAACAGGGCCAACCGGATTGCAGGCTTACGGGAAAGATGCATCCTGGAGGATGATTAGTCTGCAGCCACACTGGTTGGTTCCAACATCACGGCTTTGCATCTACATTGTACTTAGTATGTACTTTGCAGTTTGCACACTATATTAGCCTGGATGGCATTGGGTGTTCCCGGCCCCATCTTAGGGCACACTCCACTGCATCAATCCCAACCATAACAATCTCATTGTGTGTTCagtcatccattcattcctctttctattattatgattatgatAGTTCACTACGTAAACTAGTTCTTCATGTTCTGTGGAatgactcactcactctttGGTTCCAGGGGTACTGAACCAAGAACCCAACCACATGCTGTTCCCATGCCAGGTCCGAGGTAGGTTTCACCTACAGAATTAGGCAAATGCAAGTGTTTCTGCCCGCGCTCGACTTCCCAATGCGGTATCTGTGCGTGCCGCTCATTTCGGTCGCCCTGCCGGCACTTTATCTCTGTCCAGCAACACTTCCGATCTCTAACTATGCTAATTTAGAACGTTAGTCACTAAAATCGCTCCATCCTAAATCGACTGGCTGGGATGGTTTCATCCCCACTACACTTTCCGCCGCACCAATCCACGGAAGAAGTCAAAACTGTTACTGTCGCTCTGCAGCTGCCACACCCGGCCCGTCGGCCGGTCATCCCAGCCCAGTTCCTCTGCCAGCAGTAGCCCGTAATCCCGCGTGATCCCCTTAATGCGCGCGCGCacccccccttcttcctccaacgTCACCACCTGGTGCATGTGCAGCCAGTCTGCGTAATACATCTCTTCGAATCCCCGATCGAACCCGGCCCGCAGGAATCGCGTATACAGCTCCTCAAACGTCGTCAGAATGCGcgccagcagcttctccagtgTGATCGGGGCGGCCCGGGGCCCAAGGAACCGCGCCGCCAGCGCCGTCAACGACGTCGTAGGCGATGCGTTCGTTGCGTTGATGCCAATGCCCACGACCGAGGTGTACTCGTTCGCGCAGTAATGCGAGTTCACCAGGATGCCGCAGATTTTCGAGTACTGCTTTTTATCCGGGTTCTCCGGGTCCAGTGCATCTGTCGGCTGATCAGCATCGTCCCAATCCCTCAATCAGATCGTAAGAAAGGATCACTTACACACGTCATTCGGCCACTTCAGCTTGACCGGTAACTCCGAATATCCGTCGTCATAGTTCTTGATTCCttgcaccaccgccatcgccGCCAAATACTGGATAAACACTACTGGTGCTGACTGTATCTTCTCGAGCGGGTGGCGCAGCACCGTTGAGAATATCAGCGCTCCGGCCGGCGACACCCAGACGTTCGATCCGCGGCCGCGGCCTGCCACCTGGGTCGTGGCGCTGGCGGTGAAGCCATTGGGCAGCTTGCGCAGCAGCTTGGGGTTTCTGACCCGTCAGTCGCGTCTCGCTTCTCTCATCGGACAGGTCTACTTACTTTTCCAAGATCGTGTTCGTGCTGGTGACGACCTCGCCATACACGAGGTGGGAGCCAAACTCGGATGCACCCTCGCGGGACTGTGATTGGTACTGGTGGAGGTTGGAGTAGAAGGCATGGTGATTGAAGTAGGGCGTCAGCTTCGATGATGGCACGTCGTCGTGCACCACCAGTCGCTTAACGATGGCGTTGTAATCCACGATACCCTCCGTAGACTGCGATGATGCTGGAAGGGAGTCCTCCAGCTGGCTCAGATTCCATGCCCCGGGTCTCTCAATCCGGAACGTGtcattctcatccttcaGGATCTCCTCATTGCCATCCTTGGTGATGATCTCCTGCCATGACGCCACCAGATCGGCCGTCTCGGCGGGCTCCTGCGAGGACAGATGCAGCGACGACAGCGACGGCACGGTGGTCGTGCTCTGCGTCACCTGCAGGCCCAGCTTGACCAGACAGGCTTTGAGGAAGTCCGTGCGCGCCTTGTCATCAgcctccagcgcctccacGACCTTTGCATAGTCGGGGCCACCGGCTTTTTTATCCAGGTTTGCAGCTGCGAACCTACCAGTCATCAGCACACGTCACCTAGTCCACCTGGAACCACAGAGGATTTAGAAGTACTCACTCCGGATGCGGTCCCGTAAGAacaaccctcccctccccaacgcGACAAAACACCACGGCggccttcccctccccagagTCAACATTCAATTCCTCCTCAAAGCTCGCCAGCACCTCCACTCCCTTATCAGCAAGAGTTGGCGCATCCACAAACACCCCGCCTCCATTATAGTAGCACTTAAACCGCTCCGGCACAATCCCCGCATTTAGGCTATCCTTATTCACCGAAATCTCCGCGGCCCTCGCCCCCGCCTCACTATGATAGACGAACCCCGCGAACGCCCCTCCGCGACATGTCCCCGGGTAGAAGGCCAGTTCGCGCTCTCCGATAACCTGAAGTGTCTTATCGCCGACTTCGAATTCGCAGCGTCGGGAACCGTAGTACCCGCCCGCGCAGAAACCAAGGTAAGCGCCGCCGCGCTTGACGAATTGTTCGATGCGGCGATTACCCGGACCATTGAGAACGCGACCGTAGCCTAGATCAGCGCCGCCggggatgacgaggagagcGCAGGTAGCAGTCCAGGGTTCGCGGAGGAGGGCGTCGGAGGTGACGGGGATGACGGCGTAGTGGGGGGCTAGaaggcggcggagggagtagagggtgtggcGGACGGATTCGATGGTGGTTCCATTGCCTGTAACTCAAGTATGTTATAGTGAGTAGACGGTAGTGTATAGTATTGGTTGAGTGACAGTCAATGGGATCGTGGATGGTGAAGCGGGGAGAATAGAGGGGAGAGTGACGCACCGGAATAGACCAGAACGTTGACCTTTTTGCCGGTCATATTGGGGGTCGCCATTTTTGCGGCAACTACCTGCAACTCTCTCGGAGCAACCACTCAAGCAAGCAGTCAGACAgtcaagcaagcaagcacaaTGTCGGACCAGGAGAAAAGGGAGAACCCGCccgtggaggtggaggaagacgacgacgagccGGATGAATGGTGAGTTGTTGGGATGCGAAGAtcggaggaagggaaaagc of Aspergillus luchuensis IFO 4308 DNA, chromosome 7, nearly complete sequence contains these proteins:
- a CDS encoding cytochrome P450 (COG:Q;~EggNog:ENOG410PGYE;~InterPro:IPR001128,IPR017972,IPR002401,IPR036396;~PFAM:PF00067;~go_function: GO:0005506 - iron ion binding [Evidence IEA];~go_function: GO:0016705 - oxidoreductase activity, acting on paired donors, with incorporation or reduction of molecular oxygen [Evidence IEA];~go_function: GO:0020037 - heme binding [Evidence IEA];~go_process: GO:0055114 - oxidation-reduction process [Evidence IEA]) translates to MSTLLFVATASPILYLLYVLLSRWQHAQNARKWNCGSIPSYPGDVLGINTLKEALAMDKARQVPTVTRRRVDIMSARENRYTTTFHFRQLGTDVISTCDPKNVQALLATQFKDFELGQSRRNALHWLLGSGIFTADGDHWSRSRALLRPQFTRDQISDLDLEERHVQVAMRAMPVDATTGWTAATDIQTIFFRLTMDTATEFLFGESVQSQAAALSNGAMPQDDFPAQFDRGQWYSAQRARFEKLYWIVNNKESRAINKAVHAYVDRFVSAALNSDPEKKPTGHYVFLHGLAEATRDPVELRSQLLNILLAGRDTTASLLSWCILFLARHPDYFNSLRATILAEFGSYSSPHDITFANLKSCRPLQNFLNEVLRLYPIVPGNRRTAVRNTTLPTGGGPAGTDPVYVKKGQPVFYSTYVMHRRPDLWGADADEFRPDRWNERKAGWEYLPFNGGPRICIGQQFALTETGYVLVRLLQRFDVIEGVGKTKEGEITMQMSLTNAPGDNVTVRLHEDASN
- the BPL1 gene encoding biotin--[acetyl-CoA-carboxylase] ligase BPL1 (BUSCO:EOG09261666;~COG:H;~EggNog:ENOG410PI1A;~InterPro:IPR004408,IPR019197,IPR004143,IPR029062;~PFAM:PF03099,PF09825;~go_function: GO:0004077 - biotin-[acetyl-CoA-carboxylase] ligase activity [Evidence IEA];~go_process: GO:0006464 - cellular protein modification process [Evidence IEA]) → MATPNMTGKKVNVLVYSGNGTTIESVRHTLYSLRRLLAPHYAVIPVTSDALLREPWTATCALLVIPGGADLGYGRVLNGPGNRRIEQFVKRGGAYLGFCAGGYYGSRRCEFEVGDKTLQVIGERELAFYPGTCRGGAFAGFVYHSEAGARAAEISVNKDSLNAGIVPERFKCYYNGGGVFVDAPTLADKGVEVLASFEEELNVDSGEGKAAVVFCRVGEGRVVLTGPHPEFAAANLDKKAGGPDYAKVVEALEADDKARTDFLKACLVKLGLQVTQSTTTVPSLSSLHLSSQEPAETADLVASWQEIITKDGNEEILKDENDTFRIERPGAWNLSQLEDSLPASSQSTEGIVDYNAIVKRLVVHDDVPSSKLTPYFNHHAFYSNLHQYQSQSREGASEFGSHLVYGEVVTSTNTILEKNPKLLRKLPNGFTASATTQVAGRGRGSNVWVSPAGALIFSTVLRHPLEKIQSAPVVFIQYLAAMAVVQGIKNYDDGYSELPVKLKWPNDVYALDPENPDKKQYSKICGILVNSHYCANEYTSVVGIGINATNASPTTSLTALAARFLGPRAAPITLEKLLARILTTFEELYTRFLRAGFDRGFEEMYYADWLHMHQVVTLEEEGGVRARIKGITRDYGLLLAEELGWDDRPTGRVWQLQSDSNSFDFFRGLVRRKV